In Leifsonia sp. PS1209, the genomic stretch GCGAGTCGACCTTCTCCGCTCCGTGGGCCTCGATGATCTCGATGGAGTCGAAGAACCGGGCGGCGACCGTCGCGAACGCGGTGCCGAGGGCGGAGCCGAGCGAGAAGTTGGGGATGACGACCGCTCCGACGCCGTCGTGGGCGGCCACGCGACGCTCGAGGTCCAGGATGCGGTCGGCCGACCATCCCGAGGTGCCGACGAGCACGTTCAGCCCGTTGTCGACCGCGAAGGCGACGATGCCGGGACTGACCGCCGGGAGGGTCATGTCGACCAGCACGTCCGCACCGAGCATGTCTTCCAGTGGGGAGCGGGAGCCGAGGCTGGCGACGAGTTCGACGTCGTCGGCCTCCTCGATCAGCCGCACGGCGACGCTGCCCAGTTTTCCGGTCGCCCCAGCGACGGCTACGCGAATAGTCACCAGACCAATCTACCCGCCGCGCCTCTGGGAAAGATCCGGGATGCGCGGCACACGCCTGCCACGGAACTACGCTGGGGCGATGGTGTCTTTTGCTGATGTCGCCGTCACGGATGCGACCGCCCACCGGATGCTCAGCGACTACTTCGCGGAGCGGGCGGTCTCCTTCCCCACGTCGCAGGGCGCATACCGCACGACCTTCCCCGACCCCAGCCAGTTCGTACCGCCCGCCGGGGTGTTCCTGCTGGCGTACGACGAGGACGGCGAGGCCGGCTGCGGCGGCGTGAGAGAGCTCAGCGTCCCGCTCGCCGACGCCGACCCTGAGCTTCCGGTGGTGCGCTACGAGATCAAGCACCTGTGGGTCGCACCCGCGCACCGCGGACAGGGGCTGGGGCGCGCGATCCTCTCCGAGCTGGAGCACCGGGCGCGCGGGTTCGGTGCGACCGAAGTGGTGCTCGACACCAACGCCAGCCTGGAGGCGGCCGGCGGGCTGTACCGGTCGCACGGCTACGAGAACATCCAGCCGTACAACGACAACCCCAACGCGACGGACTGGTTCCGCAAGCAGCTGTGACAGCAGCGGGCGAGGCGCCCCGCGACTAGACCGGCTGCAGCTCCGGCAGGCCCGTGCGCAGCTCGACGGGCAGGTGCCCGAGATCGTTGTGGACGACGAGCACCGGCGGCTTCGCCGAGCGCACCCGGATGATGGTCAGCCCGCAGTTGGCCTGGTTGAGTCCCAGCCACCGCCACGCCGGAGCGTCGAAGACGTGCCGCACGAACCAGCCGATGACGAAGTTGTGGGTGACGAGCAGATCGTGCCTGTCGCCGAGCGCCGGCGTGAGGAACTCGCCGACCGCGTCGTCCATCTGCGCCCGCCCCGCCTCGATCTCCGCGTCCGTGACGTTGCCGAAGAACGACTCGAACGCCTTCGGCATGTCCGGGGTCGGCCCGGACGGGATGCAGTCGAACAGCAGGCTCGACGGCTCCGGCGTCAGTGCGGGCATCCGCTCCGCCATGATCGCTGCCGTCTCGGCCGCGCGATTCAGCGGTGAGTGGTACATGCCGGTGAACGGCACGCCGCTCAGCCGTTCAGCGACCAGCTGGGCCTGACGCTTGCCACGCGGCGAGAGCGGGCCGTCGGGGAGGCCGTGTTCTGCATCCTGCTGCTCACCGTGGCGAACGAGATAGAGGTAATGGGGCACCGGGAAGCCTTTCGGAGGTACGGATGGAAGCGGTGGGTCACGGAGCGAGGCCGGCGAACTGGTCGTCGGTCACGCTCCCCACCGCGGAGATGGAGACCGGTCGGCTCGCCAGGTCGGTGGCGAGGCTCTGCACATCGTCGGCGGTGACGAGGTGCAGGCGCCGGAGGCTCTCATCGAGGTCGGAGAACTCGCCCAGGCTGATCTCGGCTCTGCCGAGCCGCGACATCCTGGTGTCGGAGTCCTCGAGGGCGAGGGCGGCGCCCCCGGACAGCTGGCCGACGGCGCGGCGCATCTCGTCCGGCGTGACACCGCCGTCGGCGAGGCGGTGCAGCTCGCCGAGCATCAGCTCGGCGACCTGCGTGGCCTTCGCGGGAGCGCATCCCGCGTAGAGGCCGAAGATCCCGGCGTCGGAGTATGCGCCGGAGAACGAATACACGGCGTACGCCAGACCGCGCTTCTCGCGCACCTCCTGGAAGAGCCGGGACGACATCCCGCCGCCGAGGATGGAGTTGAGCACGCCCATCGTGGTGCGGCGCTCGTCGGTGGCGACGATGCCGGGGACGCCGATGAGGAGGTTGGCCTGCTCGGTGGGGCGCTGGACGGTGACGATCGACGCTCCGCGCTCGATGTCGGCGGCAGTGGATGCGCGCCGCTCGACCGGGGACGCCTCCACGCTCAGGTCCCAGCCCGCCGCGACGAGTGCGCGCTCGACGCCCGAGACGAGAAGGTCGTGGTCGACGGCGCCCGCCGCCGTGATGACGAGGTCCTGGGGACGGTAGTTGGCGCGATAATGCGCGAGCACCGCATCCCTGGTCGCCTCGCGGATGGTCTGCGGGCTGCCGCCGATCGGACGGCCGAGTGGATGCGCGCCGAGCACCGCCTCGAAGAACCGCTCGTTGGCCACGTCGGCCGGATCGTCCTCGGCCATCGACAGCTCTTCGAGGATGACGCCGCGCTCGTTCTCGAACTCGACGGGGTCGAGGAGCGAGGAGGTGAGCATGTCGGCGATGACCTCGACGGCCATCGGAAGGTCGCGGTCCTGCACCTTGGCGTAGTAGCAGGTGTACTCCTTGGCCGTCATCGCGTTGTGCTCTCCGCCGACCGAGTCGAAGGAGATGGCGATGTCGAGTGCCGTCCGGGTCGGAGTGCCCTTGAACAGGAGGTGCTCGAGGAAGTGCGTGGAGCCGAAGCTCGCGGGGACGGCCGGGATCGCGGGCGTGGCGGGAGCGCCGCCGGACGCCGGGCGCGCCGGGGTGGCGGGGATCGCATCCACTTCGTCGCGGGAGCCGACGGCGACCCAGTAGCCGAGGGTGGCGCTGCGGGCGCCGGGCACCTGCTCGCTCAGGATGCGGACGCCGCTCGGCAGGACGGTGCGCCTGACCAGCGCCTCGCCGGATGCGGCGAAAGAGAGGTCGGCCAGACCGAGCGGGAGGTCGACTGCGCTGTTCATCCCTTCCACCCTACGCCAGCGGCTCAGGAATCCTTTGGCACGAAATGAGGACAAACAGACTGGTCTGTCTACTATATACTGGTGTCACAGCGCTCCGACGGGTCCCTACGTCGGAGCAGAATCACGAGGGCGGACCCGACCGCCCTCCGCAGTGAAGGAGTCGTGCCGGATGGTCGTAAGTGCCCGAGCGACCATCCGGCCGCCCGCGCCGTCGAAGGTCAAGATCCTCGCGACGGCAGACGAGCTCTTCTACCAGGAAGGCATCCACACGGTGGGTGTCGACCGCATCATCGCGGGAGCGCGCGTCACCAAAGCGACGTTCTACAAGCACTACCGCTCGA encodes the following:
- the dapB gene encoding 4-hydroxy-tetrahydrodipicolinate reductase: MTIRVAVAGATGKLGSVAVRLIEEADDVELVASLGSRSPLEDMLGADVLVDMTLPAVSPGIVAFAVDNGLNVLVGTSGWSADRILDLERRVAAHDGVGAVVIPNFSLGSALGTAFATVAARFFDSIEIIEAHGAEKVDSPSGTAVRTAELIGAARAERGPVDAPHTDQRARGQQVASVPIHSLRMRGIVAQQQVVFGGAGETLTIRHDTVGSESYEAGILLALRAAASTVGVTVGLDKLIDLGIAEPDGEPPRPTVRETA
- a CDS encoding GNAT family N-acetyltransferase, encoding MVSFADVAVTDATAHRMLSDYFAERAVSFPTSQGAYRTTFPDPSQFVPPAGVFLLAYDEDGEAGCGGVRELSVPLADADPELPVVRYEIKHLWVAPAHRGQGLGRAILSELEHRARGFGATEVVLDTNASLEAAGGLYRSHGYENIQPYNDNPNATDWFRKQL
- a CDS encoding histidine phosphatase family protein: MPHYLYLVRHGEQQDAEHGLPDGPLSPRGKRQAQLVAERLSGVPFTGMYHSPLNRAAETAAIMAERMPALTPEPSSLLFDCIPSGPTPDMPKAFESFFGNVTDAEIEAGRAQMDDAVGEFLTPALGDRHDLLVTHNFVIGWFVRHVFDAPAWRWLGLNQANCGLTIIRVRSAKPPVLVVHNDLGHLPVELRTGLPELQPV
- a CDS encoding pitrilysin family protein, giving the protein MNSAVDLPLGLADLSFAASGEALVRRTVLPSGVRILSEQVPGARSATLGYWVAVGSRDEVDAIPATPARPASGGAPATPAIPAVPASFGSTHFLEHLLFKGTPTRTALDIAISFDSVGGEHNAMTAKEYTCYYAKVQDRDLPMAVEVIADMLTSSLLDPVEFENERGVILEELSMAEDDPADVANERFFEAVLGAHPLGRPIGGSPQTIREATRDAVLAHYRANYRPQDLVITAAGAVDHDLLVSGVERALVAAGWDLSVEASPVERRASTAADIERGASIVTVQRPTEQANLLIGVPGIVATDERRTTMGVLNSILGGGMSSRLFQEVREKRGLAYAVYSFSGAYSDAGIFGLYAGCAPAKATQVAELMLGELHRLADGGVTPDEMRRAVGQLSGGAALALEDSDTRMSRLGRAEISLGEFSDLDESLRRLHLVTADDVQSLATDLASRPVSISAVGSVTDDQFAGLAP